The following proteins come from a genomic window of Salminus brasiliensis chromosome 15, fSalBra1.hap2, whole genome shotgun sequence:
- the LOC140536163 gene encoding lipopolysaccharide-induced tumor necrosis factor-alpha factor homolog, producing the protein MDIPECTVSTVHSTTPPPSYIEASQCPAYVAGTAPPSTPPPSYVEAVGEPNGIAPSPYPVLNIPTQIMAVHQIQQVLVEQTVHSAPPQVRVVSQQEFQRRLGDTPTVTTCPYCRHNITTVVDYKPGAAAWGVCCLLTLLGLICGCCLIPFCITALHDVHHTCPFCNRHIGICVR; encoded by the exons ATGGATATTCCTGAATGTACTGTGTCCACAGTCCATTCCACAACTCCTCCCCCCTCATACATCGAAGCCAGTCAGTGTCCAGCTTACGTGGCAGGAACGGCGCCTCCTTCAACACCACCACCCAGTTATGTGGAAGCAG TGGGTGAACCAAATGGCATTGCTCCTTCTCCCTATCCTGTTCTCAACATTCCAACTCAGATCATGGCAGTCCACCAAATACAGCAAG tGCTTGTGGAACAGACAGTCCACTCTGCCCCCCCTCAGGTGCGAGTAGTTTCACAGCAAGAGTTTCAACGTCGCTTGGGTGACACACCCACTGTAACTACTTGCCCATACTGTCGTCACAATATCACCACTGTTGTTGACTACAAACCTGGTGCTGCAGCATGGGGAGTGTGCTGCCTGCTGACTCTCCTTGG gCTCATCTGTGGATGTTGCCTTATCCCATTCTGCATTACAGCATTGCATGATGTTCATCATACATGTCCATTCTGCAATAGACACATAGGGATTTGTGTACGCTAA
- the ifi44b gene encoding interferon-induced protein 44, producing the protein MLRKLKEFQLSTPEVNQLNILLHGPIGGGKSSFINSVNTVLQGHNTTGALADSAVGKSFSFTVKFKYHRLKKDVLGSFYPFSFADIMGLEPGTSRGVHTEDIINILNGHMKSGYTFNPVSPLNEENLNYNSEPSLKDKVHCLVSVLPADNISLISEEVNQKMKYVREKARKLEIPQAIVMSMVDKACPLVSKDLTKIYTSKKIKDKMKECSDKVGVPMNCIFPVMNYHEQVTNDLYQDVLILMAMTDIITFANDYVVEQVYTE; encoded by the exons ATGTTGAGAAAACTGAAGGAATTCCAGCTTAGTACACCAGAAGTCAATCAGCTCAATATTCTGCTGCATGGCCCAATCGGAGGAGGAAAGTCCAGTTTTATCAACTCGGTCAACACCGTTCTCCAAGGCCACAACACAACTGGTGCACTGGCAGATTCAGCAGTTGGTAAAAGTTTCAGCTTCACTGTGAAG TTCAAATATCACAGGCTGAAGAAAGATGTTCTGGGATCTTTCTATCCGTTTTCCTTTGCTGATATCATGGGTCTGGAACCAGGAACTTCAAGGGGGGTTCACACAGAGGATATAATCAACATATTAAATGGTCACATGAAAAGTGGCTACACA TTCAATCCTGTTAGTCCACTTAATGAAGAAAATCTAAACTACAACAGCGAGCCCAGTCTGAAAGACAAAGTTCATTGTCTGGTGAGTGTTCTGCCAGCAGACAACATTTCCCTCATCTCTGAAGAAGTGAATCAGAAGATGAAGTATGTTCGCGAAAAAGCTCGCAAGTTGG AAATTCCCCAAGCCATTGTAATGTCCATGGTGGACAAAGCATGTCCACTAGTCAGCAAGGACCTGACAAAGATTTACACCAGCAAGAAAATAAAAGACAAG ATGAAGGAGTGCAGTGACAAAGTGGGAGTGCCAATGAACTGTATCTTCCCTGTGATGAACTACCATGAGCAGGTTACCAATGACCTTTATCAGGATGTGTTGATTCTGATGGCAATGACAGATATCATTACATTTGCAAATGATTATGTAGTAGAACAGGTTTACACAGAATAG